From a region of the Myxococcus stipitatus genome:
- a CDS encoding OB-fold nucleic acid binding domain-containing protein, which translates to MTNENSPETASSTPAGSVETVRKVYAADLREKDRVNTVFRVTKKEKVTARSGKVFLAVTLADKSGEVDARVFDKVDALEPAFQSGDFVLVQGNVIQFHGRTQVVVEAVERLDPEPLDPKEFEPPPAPPPEAKPAPEPRAERPEKADKGEAKAQEPRHESGGGGARAAGLIRELVTERVSDPNVKALLVAFLDDAQVSAGLPVAPGARGTHHAWRGGLAEHVLSVLRLTLRVADHYPVADRDLLLAGALLRNVMKVAETSPDKGHDATDEARLVGHAVLAAQKIREKTLALPGFPPLLEQHLTHLAIAQEDAHGGARVPVTLEAQIVLSLDALDSRIATWLEAMQKDSGNERWTDPARHADRQLWKGPVPTSRGRAPVEGGGSGRRKSREEKRKARGDKGPQHGGNAPAEPQQAPAEGGSQPPARAERPPRKERPPREERPRDEQRPPRPPREERPPRDPNTLPKELTFKPFSALTSLSPSSEPAAKKDGEGSSEG; encoded by the coding sequence ATGACCAACGAAAACTCCCCCGAGACCGCGTCCTCCACCCCGGCAGGTTCCGTCGAGACCGTCCGCAAGGTGTACGCGGCCGACCTTCGAGAGAAGGACCGCGTCAACACCGTCTTCCGCGTCACCAAGAAGGAGAAGGTGACCGCCCGCAGTGGCAAGGTCTTCCTGGCGGTGACGCTCGCCGACAAGAGCGGCGAGGTGGACGCGCGCGTCTTCGACAAGGTCGACGCGCTCGAGCCCGCGTTCCAGAGCGGGGACTTCGTGCTCGTCCAGGGCAACGTCATCCAGTTCCACGGCCGCACGCAGGTGGTGGTCGAGGCCGTGGAGCGGTTGGATCCGGAGCCGCTGGACCCCAAGGAGTTCGAGCCGCCCCCGGCCCCGCCCCCGGAGGCGAAGCCCGCCCCCGAGCCCCGGGCCGAGCGCCCCGAGAAGGCCGACAAGGGCGAGGCCAAGGCCCAGGAGCCCCGCCACGAGAGCGGCGGGGGTGGCGCGCGGGCCGCGGGGCTCATCCGCGAGCTCGTCACCGAGCGCGTGAGCGACCCGAACGTGAAGGCGCTGCTGGTGGCCTTCCTCGACGACGCCCAGGTGTCGGCCGGCCTGCCGGTGGCCCCGGGCGCCCGTGGCACGCACCACGCCTGGCGCGGGGGCCTGGCCGAGCACGTCCTGTCCGTGCTGCGGCTGACGCTGCGGGTGGCGGACCACTACCCCGTCGCGGACCGCGACCTGCTGCTGGCGGGCGCGCTGCTGCGCAACGTGATGAAGGTGGCGGAGACGTCGCCGGACAAGGGCCATGACGCCACGGACGAGGCCCGGCTGGTGGGCCACGCGGTGCTGGCCGCGCAGAAGATCCGCGAGAAGACCCTGGCGCTCCCGGGCTTCCCACCCCTGCTCGAGCAGCACCTCACGCACCTGGCCATCGCCCAGGAGGACGCGCACGGCGGCGCCCGGGTGCCCGTGACGCTGGAGGCGCAGATCGTCCTGTCGCTCGACGCGCTGGACTCGCGCATCGCCACGTGGCTGGAGGCCATGCAGAAGGACTCCGGCAACGAGCGGTGGACGGACCCGGCGCGCCACGCCGACCGGCAGCTCTGGAAGGGCCCCGTGCCCACCAGCCGGGGCCGGGCTCCGGTGGAGGGCGGCGGCTCCGGCCGTCGCAAGTCCCGCGAGGAGAAGCGCAAGGCGCGGGGCGACAAGGGTCCGCAGCACGGCGGCAACGCCCCGGCCGAGCCGCAGCAGGCCCCGGCGGAGGGTGGCTCGCAGCCGCCCGCTCGCGCCGAGCGTCCGCCGCGCAAGGAGCGCCCGCCCCGCGAGGAGCGTCCCCGCGACGAGCAGCGCCCGCCCCGGCCGCCCCGCGAGGAGCGTCCGCCGCGGGACCCCAACACCCTCCCCAAGGAGTTGACCTTCAAGCCGTTCAGCGCGCTGACGAGCCTGAGTCCCTCCTCGGAGCCAGCGGCCAAGAAGGATGGAGAGGGCTCCTCGGAAGGCTGA
- a CDS encoding class I SAM-dependent rRNA methyltransferase encodes MLSTYLSRDAARRLRHGAPWLRREDIVSIEGTPQPGEPVRLMDEDGVVLGLGDVDLESPLAIRRLGFPDEAVEGLLPRHLRHAFERRAQLVDDPRFCRVVNDDGDGLPGLVVDRYDTHFVVQTFTRAMDARHQDITRALVEVTGAGSVLLRNDTPRRKALGLPLQRPHVLYGTPPRWSRLLEQGARFTVDLTYGQGTGYAYDLREPRRLVGRLAWGGRVLDARCNVGGLFVHAGLHGARHILAFDEDADAADLARENAEANGLLGRVLVEKGTALQALRAVRETFDLVLLDTLGVESEELFVEHVRHALRRTRHGGRLLVVGYHPPITLGGFDELVATACESEVRIATRLARPGLPPDHPSLVGSPWAEYLEAVALEVT; translated from the coding sequence GTGCTCAGCACCTATCTGTCCCGCGACGCCGCCCGCAGGCTGCGACATGGAGCCCCCTGGCTGCGCCGGGAGGACATCGTCTCCATCGAGGGCACGCCCCAGCCCGGCGAGCCCGTGCGGCTGATGGACGAGGACGGCGTGGTGCTGGGCCTGGGGGACGTGGACCTCGAGTCCCCCCTGGCCATCCGCCGCCTGGGCTTCCCCGACGAGGCGGTGGAGGGGCTCCTCCCCCGCCACCTCCGTCACGCCTTCGAGCGCCGGGCCCAGCTGGTGGACGACCCGCGCTTCTGCCGCGTCGTCAACGACGACGGGGACGGGCTGCCCGGCCTCGTCGTGGACCGGTACGACACGCACTTCGTGGTGCAGACGTTCACCCGCGCCATGGACGCGCGCCACCAGGACATCACCCGCGCCCTGGTGGAGGTGACGGGCGCCGGCTCCGTGCTGCTGCGCAACGACACACCCCGCCGCAAGGCGCTGGGCCTGCCCCTCCAGCGCCCCCACGTCCTCTACGGCACCCCGCCCCGCTGGAGCCGGCTGCTGGAGCAGGGAGCGCGCTTCACGGTGGACCTCACGTACGGCCAGGGCACCGGCTACGCGTACGACCTGCGGGAGCCGCGCCGCCTCGTCGGCCGGCTGGCCTGGGGGGGCCGGGTGCTGGACGCCCGCTGCAACGTGGGCGGCCTCTTCGTCCACGCGGGGTTGCATGGCGCCCGCCACATCCTCGCCTTCGACGAGGACGCGGACGCCGCGGACCTGGCGCGGGAGAACGCCGAGGCCAACGGCCTGCTCGGGCGGGTGCTCGTGGAGAAGGGCACGGCCCTCCAGGCGCTGCGCGCGGTGAGGGAGACGTTCGACCTGGTGCTGCTGGATACACTCGGAGTCGAATCCGAGGAGCTGTTCGTCGAGCACGTCCGGCATGCCCTGCGCCGCACCCGGCATGGAGGTCGGCTGCTCGTGGTCGGCTACCACCCACCCATCACCCTGGGGGGCTTCGACGAGCTGGTGGCCACCGCCTGTGAGTCCGAGGTGCGCATCGCCACCCGGCTGGCGCGGCCCGGGCTGCCCCCCGACCATCCGAGCCTCGTGGGCTCCCCCTGGGCCGAGTACCTGGAGGCGGTGGCGTTGGAGGTCACCTGA
- a CDS encoding NAD(P)/FAD-dependent oxidoreductase produces MAYRVNNIGLWLDEPEELLGQRAAEKLGVTRSDLASVRVVRSVLDARKKGSPRYIYTLEVELAPGRKPATLPPDVGEAPPPPEALPPVKAPEQWPIIVGTGPAGLFCALGLLERGVRSILIERGREVVARRKDVAKLMRDGTLDPESNMNFGEGGAGAYTDGKLSTRINHPMVRKVIEAFARYGAPDHILIEGKPHIGSDLLPGAVAKLREELIAGGCQVHFGQRVDDLLYRDGRVAGVKLADGRTLESDRVILAPGNSARELYERFAVDGRVSVEAKPFALGFRAEHPQTLINGIQYGNAAKNPKLPPADYKLAENLDVDGEVRGVYSFCMCPGGIVVPTPTEDGLQCTNGMSNSRRNARYANAGIVVSVSVADFEREGFRGPLAGLQFQRHWEQKAYELGGGRFFAPAQTIPDYLAGRVKKDPGGTSYRPGLAHVDLNRLFPARLTTSIKQALKTFDRKMRGFISDEGKLIGIESRTSSPVRITRGEDLQSVSLRGLYPAGEGCGYAGGIVSSAIDGLRVAEQIATELS; encoded by the coding sequence ATGGCGTATCGGGTGAACAACATCGGGCTGTGGCTGGACGAGCCGGAGGAGCTGCTCGGCCAGCGCGCCGCGGAGAAGTTGGGTGTCACCCGCTCCGACCTGGCGTCCGTGCGCGTGGTGCGTTCGGTCCTGGACGCTCGCAAGAAGGGCAGCCCCCGCTACATCTACACGTTGGAGGTGGAGCTGGCGCCGGGGCGCAAGCCCGCGACGCTGCCGCCCGACGTGGGCGAGGCGCCCCCGCCCCCGGAGGCGCTGCCCCCGGTGAAGGCGCCCGAGCAGTGGCCCATCATCGTCGGCACCGGGCCCGCGGGCCTGTTCTGCGCGCTGGGGCTCCTGGAGCGCGGGGTGCGCAGCATCCTCATCGAGCGGGGCCGCGAGGTGGTGGCGCGCCGCAAGGACGTCGCGAAGCTGATGCGCGACGGGACGCTCGACCCCGAGAGCAACATGAACTTCGGCGAGGGCGGCGCCGGGGCCTACACGGACGGCAAGCTGTCCACGCGCATCAACCACCCCATGGTGCGCAAGGTCATCGAGGCCTTCGCCCGCTACGGCGCCCCGGACCACATCCTCATCGAGGGCAAGCCGCACATCGGGTCGGACCTGTTGCCGGGCGCGGTGGCGAAGCTGCGTGAGGAGCTCATCGCCGGCGGGTGCCAGGTCCACTTCGGCCAGCGCGTGGACGACCTGCTCTACCGCGACGGCCGGGTCGCGGGCGTGAAGCTGGCCGACGGGCGGACGCTGGAGAGCGACCGCGTCATCCTCGCGCCGGGCAACTCCGCGCGGGAGCTGTACGAGCGCTTCGCGGTGGATGGCCGCGTCAGCGTGGAGGCCAAGCCCTTCGCCCTGGGCTTCCGCGCCGAGCACCCGCAGACGCTCATCAACGGCATCCAGTACGGCAACGCGGCGAAGAACCCGAAGCTGCCCCCGGCCGACTACAAGCTGGCGGAGAACCTCGACGTCGACGGCGAGGTGCGCGGCGTCTATTCGTTCTGCATGTGTCCCGGCGGCATCGTGGTGCCGACGCCCACGGAGGACGGGCTGCAGTGCACCAACGGCATGAGCAACTCGCGCCGCAACGCGCGCTACGCCAACGCCGGCATCGTCGTCTCCGTCTCCGTCGCGGACTTCGAGCGGGAGGGCTTCCGGGGCCCCCTGGCCGGGCTCCAGTTCCAGCGCCACTGGGAGCAGAAGGCGTATGAGCTGGGCGGAGGCCGCTTCTTCGCGCCCGCGCAGACCATCCCGGACTACCTGGCCGGCCGCGTGAAGAAGGACCCGGGCGGGACGAGCTACCGGCCGGGGCTGGCGCACGTGGACCTGAACCGGCTGTTCCCCGCGCGACTCACCACCTCCATCAAGCAGGCGCTGAAGACGTTCGACCGGAAGATGCGCGGCTTCATCAGCGACGAGGGCAAGCTCATCGGCATCGAGAGCCGGACCTCGTCGCCGGTGCGCATCACCCGGGGCGAGGACCTCCAGTCCGTCTCCCTGCGGGGCCTCTACCCCGCGGGCGAGGGCTGCGGGTACGCGGGCGGAATCGTCTCGTCGGCCATTGATGGCCTGCGGGTCGCGGAGCAGATTGCCACCGAATTGTCCTGA
- a CDS encoding diacylglycerol kinase family protein, with product MNAPARPPPSFPPRHGTGLLASFGHAWAGLIHTVVHQRNMRVHLVSAVLVGLVGSGIPLGLAEKVTLIFCVLLIFFAEILNSALEHLVDLAVDHFDEKARLTKDAAAAGVLVLALGTVVIFAAILVHNWETVRTSTDAIARQVTLGLPLTACVVVLVLPQPRPAWVDLTAFLGGGVLLAVLAQRSASLVFTAMTAGLLFVAGSSAWTRRREARSTGRPASDSPVNGHEKAG from the coding sequence ATGAACGCACCTGCCCGGCCACCGCCCTCGTTCCCCCCTCGCCATGGCACGGGGCTGCTCGCCTCGTTCGGCCACGCCTGGGCGGGCCTCATCCACACCGTCGTCCACCAGCGCAACATGCGCGTGCACCTGGTGTCCGCCGTCCTGGTGGGGCTCGTCGGCAGCGGCATCCCCCTGGGGCTCGCGGAGAAGGTGACGCTCATCTTCTGCGTCCTGCTCATCTTCTTCGCCGAAATCCTCAACAGCGCCCTGGAGCACCTCGTCGACCTCGCGGTGGACCACTTCGACGAGAAGGCCCGCCTCACCAAGGACGCCGCCGCCGCGGGCGTGCTGGTGCTCGCGCTGGGCACCGTCGTCATCTTCGCCGCCATCCTCGTGCACAACTGGGAGACGGTGCGCACCAGCACGGACGCCATCGCCCGCCAGGTGACACTCGGCCTGCCCCTCACCGCGTGCGTGGTCGTGCTCGTGCTGCCCCAGCCCCGCCCCGCATGGGTGGACCTGACCGCGTTCCTGGGTGGCGGCGTGCTCCTGGCCGTCCTGGCCCAGCGCTCGGCCAGCCTCGTGTTCACCGCGATGACCGCGGGCCTGCTCTTCGTCGCCGGCTCCAGTGCCTGGACGCGCAGGCGCGAAGCGCGCTCCACGGGCCGCCCGGCGAGCGATTCTCCGGTCAACGGACACGAAAAAGCCGGCTGA
- a CDS encoding N-acetylmuramoyl-L-alanine amidase, with protein sequence MSTDFSWTRPVGVLCALLWTSSLAWAAGPSVAQEEVGACGLEPPGVEYLPAPGPRAHETRRLSASDAPVVRREARDGAAGVSALAGVPQTRVRTGALSGKVVYLSPGHGFYRDASLERWATQRPNTWAVVEDFISAEVLNQYLLPMLMGAGATVVPVREPDLNPNMVIVDEGGPGFSLEGDTGLVRATDQKGWGPPPSPMGNGVEPFTLGATQVLVTTTVPTATATWAPVVPADGHYNVYVSYGSDASRTTSAHYVVRHAGGESHFRVNQRRHGGTWVLLGRFYFHANAAPTAASVVLMNDAEEGATVSLDAVRFGGGQGVIGDAAQAALPRPRYEEAARYHVQFSGAPFSVYAPTGANALSNERNADVTSRARFAAWLHEEGEDAVYVAWHTNASTSGTVVGTEGYVYGPNPVDGTLDFTGVPGSDVLARALLDELGRDIRREVDPNWRVRNLRSANLGEVNPRHNPEMPSVLLEVAYHDAVSDSNRLKEPEFRRVAARAILQGLIKYFAARDGVAVHLPPEAPAAVVARNASAGTVEVRWAAPVANPDEEGRDAPSAYRVYQSVDGKGWDEGTEVPQTSFSLPLAAGAVRYFRVAAVSEGGEGFPSAIVGVRAGQTPPALIVNAFERLDSALACGVALDAYDLEAPLRVLVEAMNDGTYVRRHGEAVAYSGLAFDSATSAAVAAGLISPGGGYAVVDWFTGRGGADGARPTRAEQDALRAFVAGGGHLLLSGSQVASALAVGTADDKAFLADILRASVSGGTPPLAVEGIAGADYLSELTGVTLDDGTRGAYPVGVTDVLTPASGGAAVLRYTGTDLVAGVASVPGGQVLLLGLPFEAVVSSAARARLLSAFLVRAGFPAPGTPPAADPADAGSGLLSGCVAPRGLDPHPPKPPEPPEPIVVDVLPQFYPLGDSGCGCGAGGGTGAGAWLLLGVIVQLRRARRRAGHGKR encoded by the coding sequence ATGAGTACCGACTTCTCGTGGACACGTCCGGTGGGCGTGTTGTGCGCCCTGCTGTGGACCTCGTCGCTGGCCTGGGCCGCTGGACCCTCCGTCGCCCAGGAGGAAGTGGGCGCCTGTGGCCTGGAGCCGCCCGGCGTCGAGTACCTCCCCGCGCCAGGGCCGCGCGCGCACGAGACGCGCAGGCTGAGCGCCAGCGACGCGCCCGTGGTCCGCCGCGAGGCGCGTGACGGCGCGGCGGGGGTCTCCGCGCTCGCGGGCGTGCCCCAGACGCGGGTGCGGACCGGCGCGCTGTCCGGCAAGGTGGTGTACCTGAGCCCGGGGCATGGCTTCTACCGGGACGCCTCGCTCGAGCGCTGGGCCACGCAGCGGCCCAACACGTGGGCGGTGGTGGAGGACTTCATCTCGGCCGAGGTGCTCAACCAATACCTGCTGCCCATGTTGATGGGCGCGGGCGCCACCGTGGTGCCGGTGCGCGAGCCGGACCTCAACCCGAACATGGTCATCGTGGACGAGGGCGGGCCGGGCTTCTCCCTGGAGGGGGACACGGGGCTGGTGCGGGCCACGGACCAGAAGGGCTGGGGCCCGCCGCCGTCGCCCATGGGCAATGGCGTGGAGCCGTTCACGCTCGGCGCCACGCAGGTGCTCGTCACCACGACGGTGCCCACCGCGACGGCGACGTGGGCCCCCGTCGTCCCGGCGGACGGCCACTACAACGTCTACGTCTCCTATGGCTCGGACGCCTCGCGCACGACGAGCGCGCACTACGTGGTGCGCCACGCGGGCGGGGAGAGCCACTTCCGCGTCAACCAGCGCCGGCACGGTGGGACGTGGGTGCTGCTGGGGCGCTTCTACTTCCATGCGAACGCGGCGCCGACGGCGGCGTCGGTGGTGTTGATGAACGACGCGGAGGAGGGGGCCACCGTATCGCTGGACGCGGTGCGCTTCGGCGGTGGCCAGGGGGTGATTGGCGACGCGGCGCAGGCGGCGCTGCCCCGGCCGCGCTACGAGGAGGCCGCCCGCTACCACGTCCAGTTCAGCGGCGCGCCCTTCAGCGTGTACGCGCCCACGGGCGCCAACGCGTTGTCGAACGAGCGCAACGCGGACGTGACGTCGCGCGCGCGCTTCGCCGCGTGGCTGCACGAGGAGGGCGAGGACGCGGTGTACGTCGCCTGGCACACCAACGCCTCCACGTCGGGGACGGTGGTGGGGACGGAGGGCTACGTCTACGGGCCGAACCCGGTGGACGGGACGCTCGACTTCACGGGGGTGCCCGGGAGCGACGTCCTGGCGAGGGCGCTGCTGGATGAGCTCGGCCGCGACATCCGCCGCGAGGTGGACCCGAACTGGCGGGTGCGCAACCTGCGCTCGGCCAACCTGGGCGAGGTGAATCCCAGGCACAACCCGGAGATGCCGTCCGTGCTGCTGGAGGTCGCGTATCACGACGCCGTCTCGGACTCGAACCGGCTGAAGGAGCCGGAGTTCCGCCGCGTCGCCGCGCGCGCCATCCTCCAGGGCCTCATCAAATACTTCGCCGCGCGGGACGGCGTGGCGGTGCACCTGCCGCCGGAGGCGCCCGCGGCGGTGGTGGCGCGCAACGCCTCGGCCGGCACGGTGGAGGTGCGCTGGGCCGCGCCGGTGGCGAACCCCGACGAGGAGGGGCGTGACGCGCCCAGCGCGTACCGCGTCTACCAGAGCGTGGACGGCAAGGGCTGGGACGAGGGGACGGAGGTGCCGCAGACCTCCTTCTCCCTGCCCCTGGCCGCGGGCGCGGTGCGCTACTTCCGCGTGGCCGCGGTGAGCGAGGGCGGCGAGGGGTTCCCCTCCGCCATCGTCGGCGTGCGCGCCGGACAGACGCCGCCCGCGCTCATCGTGAACGCGTTCGAGCGGCTCGATTCCGCCCTGGCCTGCGGCGTGGCGCTGGACGCGTACGACCTGGAGGCGCCGCTGCGGGTGCTGGTGGAGGCGATGAACGACGGCACCTACGTGCGGCGGCATGGCGAGGCCGTGGCGTATTCCGGGCTGGCGTTCGACAGCGCGACGAGCGCGGCGGTGGCCGCCGGGTTGATCTCCCCGGGTGGGGGCTACGCGGTGGTGGACTGGTTCACCGGTCGGGGAGGCGCGGACGGAGCGCGGCCGACCCGCGCCGAGCAGGACGCGCTGCGCGCCTTCGTCGCCGGAGGAGGGCACCTGCTCCTGTCCGGCAGCCAGGTGGCGTCCGCGCTCGCGGTGGGGACGGCGGACGACAAGGCCTTCCTGGCGGACATCCTCCGGGCGTCCGTCTCGGGAGGGACGCCTCCGCTGGCCGTGGAGGGGATTGCCGGCGCGGACTATCTGTCCGAGCTGACCGGGGTGACGCTGGACGACGGCACGCGTGGGGCCTACCCGGTGGGCGTGACGGACGTGCTGACGCCGGCCTCGGGCGGGGCGGCGGTGCTGCGCTACACGGGGACGGACCTGGTGGCGGGCGTGGCGTCGGTGCCCGGGGGGCAGGTGCTCCTGCTGGGGCTGCCCTTCGAGGCGGTGGTCAGCTCGGCGGCGCGGGCGCGGCTGTTGTCCGCGTTCCTGGTTCGCGCGGGCTTCCCGGCGCCAGGGACTCCGCCGGCCGCCGACCCGGCGGATGCGGGGAGCGGCCTTTTGTCCGGGTGCGTGGCGCCGCGCGGGCTGGATCCGCACCCGCCCAAGCCGCCCGAGCCTCCGGAGCCCATCGTCGTGGACGTGCTGCCGCAGTTCTATCCGCTCGGCGACTCGGGTTGCGGCTGTGGGGCCGGTGGGGGAACGGGAGCCGGGGCGTGGTTGTTGCTCGGAGTGATTGTTCAGCTTCGACGGGCACGTCGTCGCGCGGGCCACGGGAAGCGTTGA
- the gap gene encoding type I glyceraldehyde-3-phosphate dehydrogenase, translating to MATRIAINGFGRIGRCILRAALSRKEDLEIVAINDLDKPSALAHLFKYDSVHRTWPGEVKATDKGIVVDGKEITVTAEKDPTALPWKSMNVDVVLECTGRFTARDGAEKHLKAGAKKVLISAPAKGPDLTIAYGINHQEYDPSKHHIVSNASCTTNCLAPIAKVLVDNFGVEKGLMTTVHSYTNDQRILDLTHEDMRRARAAALSMIPTSTGAAKAIGEVIPQLKGKMHGLAVRVPTPNVSLVDLTVNTARKVTAEEVIDAYRKAAAGPLKGILEFSDAQTVSVDYNGNPHSAIFDSTNCFVVGDNLLKVMAWYDNEWGFSNRMVDTAKFLVSKGV from the coding sequence ATGGCTACCCGCATCGCCATCAATGGCTTCGGTCGAATCGGTCGCTGCATCCTCCGCGCCGCGCTGAGCCGCAAGGAAGACCTGGAGATCGTCGCCATCAACGACCTGGACAAGCCGTCCGCGCTGGCGCACCTGTTCAAGTACGACTCCGTGCACCGCACCTGGCCGGGCGAGGTGAAGGCGACGGACAAGGGCATCGTGGTGGACGGCAAGGAGATCACCGTCACCGCGGAGAAGGACCCCACGGCGCTGCCCTGGAAGAGCATGAACGTGGACGTCGTCCTGGAGTGCACGGGCCGCTTCACGGCGCGTGACGGGGCGGAGAAGCACCTGAAGGCGGGCGCGAAGAAGGTGCTCATCTCGGCGCCGGCCAAGGGCCCGGACCTCACCATCGCCTACGGCATCAACCACCAGGAATACGACCCGTCCAAGCACCACATCGTGTCGAACGCGTCCTGCACGACCAACTGCCTGGCGCCCATCGCCAAGGTGCTGGTGGACAACTTCGGCGTCGAGAAGGGCCTGATGACGACGGTGCACAGCTACACCAACGACCAGCGCATCCTGGATCTCACCCACGAGGACATGCGCCGCGCCCGCGCCGCCGCGCTGTCGATGATTCCCACCAGCACCGGCGCCGCGAAGGCCATCGGCGAGGTGATTCCGCAGCTCAAGGGCAAGATGCACGGCCTGGCGGTGCGCGTGCCCACCCCGAACGTGTCGCTGGTGGACCTGACGGTGAACACCGCGAGGAAGGTCACCGCCGAGGAGGTCATCGACGCGTACCGCAAGGCCGCCGCCGGTCCGCTCAAGGGCATCCTGGAGTTCAGCGACGCGCAGACGGTGTCGGTGGACTACAACGGCAACCCGCACTCGGCCATCTTCGACTCCACCAACTGCTTCGTGGTGGGCGACAACCTGCTCAAGGTCATGGCCTGGTACGACAACGAGTGGGGCTTCTCCAACCGCATGGTCGACACGGCGAAGTTCCTCGTGTCCAAGGGCGTCTGA
- a CDS encoding phosphoglycerate kinase produces MIRYIDELQLTGKRTFIRVDFNVPLEGRRVTDDTRIREALPTIRRALELGGKVILASHLGRPKGPDPKLSLEPVAQRLAELLGPKHEVILADDCVGDGVKKQVKELKEGQVLVLENLRFHKEEEANDESFARELAALADVYVNDAFGTAHRAHASTAGMVPFVKEKAAGFLMKKEIEYLGRVLKNPEKPFVAILGGSKVSDKIKVIENLLPKVDALLIGGAMAYTFLKAQGVEVGKSRVEEDKLSLATRILEAAHRLKTPIVLPVDHIVGTEPTDKSPAQETADNVVPKDMMGLDIGPKTRSIFTQHIRDARTVVWNGPMGLFEVAKFAEGTRSVGTAMANNSQATTVIGGGDSAAAVEQMGLASKLSHVSTGGGASLEFLEGRELPGIKALETR; encoded by the coding sequence ATGATCCGCTACATCGACGAGCTGCAGCTCACCGGCAAGCGCACCTTCATCCGCGTGGACTTCAACGTCCCGCTGGAGGGGCGCCGCGTGACGGACGACACCCGCATCCGCGAGGCGCTGCCGACCATCCGGCGCGCGCTGGAGCTGGGCGGGAAGGTCATCCTGGCCTCCCACCTGGGCCGGCCCAAGGGCCCGGACCCGAAGCTGTCGCTCGAGCCCGTTGCCCAACGACTGGCCGAGCTGCTCGGCCCCAAGCACGAGGTCATCCTCGCGGATGACTGCGTGGGGGACGGGGTGAAGAAGCAGGTGAAGGAGCTGAAAGAGGGGCAGGTCCTCGTGCTGGAGAACCTGCGCTTCCACAAGGAGGAGGAGGCCAACGACGAGTCCTTCGCCCGCGAGCTCGCGGCGCTGGCGGACGTCTACGTCAACGACGCCTTCGGCACGGCGCACCGCGCGCACGCCTCCACCGCCGGCATGGTGCCCTTCGTGAAGGAGAAGGCGGCGGGCTTCCTGATGAAGAAGGAGATCGAATACCTGGGCCGCGTGCTCAAGAACCCGGAGAAGCCCTTCGTGGCCATCCTCGGGGGCTCGAAGGTCAGCGACAAGATCAAGGTCATCGAGAACCTGTTGCCCAAGGTGGACGCGCTGCTCATCGGCGGCGCCATGGCGTACACCTTCCTGAAGGCGCAGGGCGTCGAGGTGGGCAAGAGCCGGGTGGAGGAGGACAAGCTGTCGCTCGCCACGCGCATCCTCGAGGCGGCGCACCGCCTGAAGACGCCCATCGTCCTGCCGGTGGACCACATCGTCGGCACCGAGCCGACGGACAAGAGCCCCGCGCAGGAGACGGCGGACAACGTCGTCCCCAAGGACATGATGGGGCTCGACATCGGTCCCAAGACGCGCTCCATCTTCACGCAGCACATCCGCGACGCGCGCACGGTGGTGTGGAACGGCCCCATGGGCCTGTTCGAGGTCGCCAAGTTCGCCGAGGGCACGCGCTCGGTGGGCACGGCGATGGCGAACAACTCCCAGGCCACGACGGTCATCGGCGGTGGTGACAGCGCGGCGGCGGTGGAGCAGATGGGGCTGGCCTCCAAGCTGAGCCACGTGTCCACCGGCGGTGGCGCGTCGCTGGAGTTCCTGGAAGGCCGCGAGCTGCCGGGCATCAAGGCGCTGGAAACGCGGTAG
- the tpiA gene encoding triose-phosphate isomerase yields the protein MTTAARRRKIVAGNWKMNKTVPEALALVRELRGAVTSVGDVVEVVVAPTFVALQPLHVALEGAPLQLAAQNCHWESSGAFTGEVSAPMLAELGCAYVIVGHSERRQLFGETDETVNKKAKAVKAAGMTPILCVGETLAEREANQTLAVVERQVRGALAGFEAPDVGGFVLAYEPVWAIGTGRNATSAQAQEVHAAIRGLIGRLYDGETAGRVRIQYGGSVKPDNAAELLGQPDVDGALVGGASLKAGDFVAIVQAAAR from the coding sequence ATGACCACCGCGGCTCGTCGTCGGAAGATCGTCGCCGGCAACTGGAAGATGAACAAGACGGTGCCGGAGGCGTTGGCACTGGTGCGCGAGCTGCGGGGGGCGGTGACCTCCGTGGGGGACGTGGTGGAGGTGGTGGTGGCGCCGACGTTCGTGGCGCTGCAGCCGCTGCACGTCGCGCTGGAGGGGGCGCCCCTCCAGCTGGCGGCGCAGAACTGCCACTGGGAGTCCTCCGGAGCGTTCACCGGCGAGGTGTCCGCGCCGATGCTGGCGGAGCTGGGGTGCGCCTACGTCATCGTGGGCCACTCGGAGCGCCGCCAGCTGTTTGGTGAGACGGACGAGACGGTGAACAAGAAGGCCAAGGCGGTGAAGGCCGCGGGGATGACGCCCATCCTCTGCGTGGGCGAGACGCTGGCCGAGCGCGAGGCGAACCAGACGCTGGCGGTGGTGGAGCGTCAGGTTCGCGGGGCGCTGGCGGGGTTCGAGGCCCCAGATGTAGGTGGTTTCGTGCTGGCGTACGAGCCGGTGTGGGCCATTGGGACGGGGCGCAACGCCACGTCGGCGCAGGCGCAGGAGGTCCACGCGGCGATTCGTGGGCTGATCGGCCGGCTGTACGACGGGGAGACGGCCGGGCGGGTGCGGATCCAGTACGGTGGGAGCGTGAAGCCGGACAACGCGGCGGAGCTGCTCGGCCAGCCGGACGTGGACGGGGCGCTCGTGGGCGGGGCGAGCCTGAAGGCGGGCGATTTCGTGGCCATCGTCCAGGCGGCCGCCCGGTAG